The DNA sequence GGCTTAGGATGGATCGAGATCATAATGCAGAGTGGCTACTGAAGGTAGCCACTGCTTCTACGTTAGTAGAAGCACGTTGAACATTCTCACCCTCGTACTGAGGGGCAGAGCCTGTGGAGAAGCGGCTACTGAAGTAGCCGCTGCTTCTACGTTAGTAGAAGCATACCGGATGACTGGATCTAGGAAACCTTCGACTTCGTCGAATGGCTTCGACGGCTCTCGATGCAATCGAGAGGCTTCGACAAAGTCGAAGCGAGTCGAAGCGCAGGAAGCTCCGGCCTTCGGGCCGGAGAGGAAGTCACTTAGCAACATGGAGGTCATGCAGACCGTTTGCCGGGTGGATTCATTTGCCCGACAGGGTCGCAGGACCAGCACATTCAGGGACAATTTATCAGATGAATTGGAGCGATCATGTAAACTCCCTCTCCCCAAGTTTAAAATACTTTGAGGTTACAGGGAGAAGCGTGCGGTCCTACTCTGTTCCCACCCTGGCTCGAGAGGCCCAGAAGTTCCATTCATCACATGGCGGCTTTTCCGGATATCTGAAGTGTTTCATCACATTGATTTTATTTATGAATAATGTGTGTTCTTGATAGCAATGATACAGGAGGAGGGAGGGACAGCCTCTGGAGCCAGCTGCTCCAGAGGCTGAAAAAGTTCATCAAGGGCGTGGTTATCTGCTGGAGACATTCATATCGTTCCGGTATATCAGAAGCCGGAGGCGTCAGACTGCTCTTTCTGTCCTTGCAATCGGGCTGGCGGTGGCTGTTAGCGTGACCTCTGTATCGCTCCAGGCTGGCTTTCAGGAGTATCTCCTCGACATAATCGTAAAGGACCTCGCGCATGTCAGCGTGAGCCCGAAGGAGGGGGAGGAGTACATCTACCTCTACAGAACGCTAATGGACAGGATATGGCAGCTCGAGGGTGTTACAGCAGTCTCTCCGCGCCTGAGCGCACCCGCATCACTCTCGCACAAGAACAACGTCGAGAACGTTATTCTGATCGGAGTGATACCATCGGAGATGGAAAGGATCTACCCGAGCATCTCAGAGCGGATGGTTTACGGAGATCTTGAGTCAATCCACCAGGAGAACAGGATGGTGATCTCGAAGAAGCTCGCCGAGAAGCTGGATGTTGAGCTGGATGACACTGTGGATGCGAGGTTTCCTGATGCGAACCCTCTGAACCTCATGATCACCGGCATATTCGATCCACCGCAGGGCTTTCCTGAGGAGATGACATTCGTCTCGCTCCGCACGGCCAGGAACTTCCTGGGTGAAGGGGATGTCGTAAACGGCATAGATATCAAGCTCCGGGACATCTACATGGCAGATCGGATCAGCAGGGAGCTGTCTGCAACAGGATACAAGGCAGAGAGCTGGCAGCAGCTTTACCCGGAGATCCTGAGGACCATTGCGATAGAGAACCTTGAGAACAACATCACCATGCTTCTCATAATGATCATCGCAGCCTTCGGGATAGCGAGTGTGATGTACATGCTTGTTCTCGAGAAGACATCTGAGATAGGGATGCTCATGGCAGAGGGGGCGACTGGCGCGATGATACGCAACATATTCCTCATCCAGAGCACTGTTCTTGGACTCATCGGCGGCGTCGCCGGCGCTGCTGGCGGCGTGGCTCTTTCTCTGTACCTCAAAGGCATGGAGTTCGAGGTCGAGGCTCCTGGCTGGGAGGAGTTCGTGCTTCCTGTGGTGATAGACCCCCGGAAGATCCTGATCATAGTGGTGGCAGCGGTCCTCCTGAGCCTGGCCGCTGGCGTGTATCCCGCGCACAAGGCATCGAAGCTCGATCCTGTGATCGCCCTGCGTGGATGAGCGAGATGTTTGAGCATATCATTGCATCACATCACATCGTCAGAAACCCCAGGATGGCTTTCTTCACTGTGCTCTCTGTAGCCCTGGCTGTGGCGATTATCGTCGTCATGATGGGCCTGATGGGCGGCTTCAGGGAGGAGATCATGAGCACGACCATCGAGAACAATCCCCATGTCGTGATCGAACCAAAGGAGGGGGAGACCGAGATACACCTCTACAGGACGCTCTCCGCCACAGTGTGGGCGTATCCAGGGGTGGAGGCTGTCTCCCCCAGGCTGAGGGGGAAGGCGGTCGTCGAGCACAGGGACAGGGCACGGGGCGTGGAGGTTGTGGGTGTCATCCCATCAGATGAGGATCCTCTCATGAGGGTTGAGAGGGACCTTATCGAGGGGAGCTTCAGGGATCTCGAGCTGAGCAGATACTCAGCTGTTATCGGAAGCAAGCTTGCCGAGGATATCAGGGCCTCGACCGGCGACAGGATAGAGCTGATCAGGCAGAACAGATCAATCCGACTCAAGGTCGCAGGCATCATAGAAACAGGCACAGCAAGCGACAAGACTCTTGTGTACATCCCGCTGAAGACCGCACAGGATATCCTCAGCGAGGGCGATGTCGTGTCAGAGGTCTCTGTGAGGCTCTCTGACCTCTACGATGCCCCGCATCTTTCGGAGGAGATCAACAGGAAAACCAGCTACAACGCCAGGAGCTGGGTTGATATCAACCGTGATATACTCAACCTCCTCGAGACGCAGTCGCGCTTTGTGGTAGTATTCTACATTCTAATATTCGCGATAGCGGGATTCGGCATAGCCAATACCATGATAATGATAATAACCCGCAGGACGAAGGAGATAGGCATTTTGATGGCGATGGGCGCGACCAGGTTCTCGATAATGAAGATATTCGTTCTTGAGAGCCTTATCCTCGCTCCACCATCCGCCCTCATCGGGTGTGTCCTGGCTTACATCGCAGCAAGACTCATCATGATGTATCCGGTGGAACTTCCGAGCGAGATATACATGGTATCAAGGATGACCGTGGTGATGAAGCCTGAGTTCTTCTTATGGGCTGTGATCTACTCCATGGTTGTCAACCTTGTGGCGGGACTCTATCCTGCCTACAGGGCATCCAGGCTCGATCCTGTCGAGGCCATAGCGGTCGAGTGATCGCGTCATGTGCTCCGCCCCGTATAGGGAGCAGGTCTCATCAGGCGTGTTCGGGATAGAGCATAACAGACACAATGAAGATGCGCGTTCGGTGCGCGGGGCAAAGTTTATTTACCGTAAATGCAGCTAGTTCACCGTTCGAGGTAAGAATTTATCATGGAGCTGGAGAATCTTCGATTCGGTACGGAGCTGCTGAAGCGCGGCTTCGCCAAGATGCAGAAGGGTGGAGTCATCATGGACGTCACCACCCCTGAGCAGGCCATGATCGCTGAGGAGGCCGGAGCTGTCGCTGTCATGGCACTCCACGCGGTTCCTGCTGACATCAGAAAGATGGGCGGCGTGGCCAGGATGGCTGATCCGAAGGTGATCGAGGAGATCATCGATGCGGTGACCATACCCGTCATGGCCAAGGTCAGGATCGGCCACTTCGTCGAGGCTCAGATCCTGGAGGCGATAGGGGTGGACATGATCGACGAGTCGGAGGTTCTCACCCCCGCGGACGAGTTCCATATCGACAAGACAAAATTCAAGGTTCCGTTCGTATGCGGCGCCAGGAACCTCGGCGAGGCCCTCAGGCGTATCAGGGAAGGTGCGGCCATGATACGGACCAAGGGGGAGGCGGGCACCGGTGACGTGAGTCAGGCCGTGAGACACATGAAGATGATCATGGGCGATATCCGGAAGCTCAAGGGCATGAACAGCGAGGAGCTGATGAGGTTCGCGCGCGAGATCGAGGCCGACCCGGAGCTTGTAGCTGAATGCGCCCGTCTCCAGCGGCTGCCTGTGGTCAACTTCGCTGCCGGTGGCATAGCAACACCAGCAGACGCGGCTCTTATGATGCAGCTCGGTGCCGATGGCGTCTTCGTCGGCTCCGGCATATTCAAGTCCGAGAACCCGGAGGCTATGGCTGCAGCGATAGTCGAGGCCGTCCATCACTACGACGAGCCGGAGGTTCTGGCCAGGGTCTCCAGAGGTCTTGGAAGGCCGATGAAAGGCATAGATGTCGGCACCCTTCAGGAAGGAGAGGCGCTCCAGGCGAGAGGATGGTGAGCCGGCTCTTCTCAGAGGTCTGAGCTTCCGCTTTGGAGGTAACGTGAGAAGGATTGGGGTCATAGCCCTCCAGGGAGACGTCTCGGAGCATATCAGCGCCGTAGAGGCGGCAGGCGGCCAGGCTGTTCCCGTACGGCGGGCGGGCGTCATACCCACATGCTCCGGCATAGTTATACCTGGAGGCGAGAGCACAACGATCAGCAGGCAGCTCGAGAGGACAGGTATAGCTGCTGAGATCAAGCAGGCTGCTGCGAATGATGTGCCTGTGCTCGCGACATGTGCTGGACTGGTGCTTGTTGCAAAGGAGATCGATGCAGGCGACGTCAGACCCCTCGGGCTGATCGATATCTCGGTGGGAAGAAACGCCTTCGGCCCGCAGCGCGAGTCGTTCGAGGCTGATATAGATGTCGCAGGATTTGACAGGCCCTACAGGGCGGTCTTCATCCGCGCGCCCGTTGTTCTGAGATGCGGAGATGGCGTGCAGGAGCTTGCACGCTTCGGCGGCCGCACCGTGGCGGTGAGGCAGAGGAAGATCATAGGTCTTGCGTTCCATCCTGAGCTCACCGGTGATCTCCGGTTCCACAGGATGTTCTTGGAGATGACCTGAGGTGGTTCTATCTTCGATGGCAGGTTCGCAGTGAAAAGCTACGATGAGATGCGCAGGGAGATGGAGGATCTCCTGAAGCGTTCCGAGCAGCTGAGAGCAGAGT is a window from the Methanothrix sp. genome containing:
- the pdxS gene encoding pyridoxal 5'-phosphate synthase lyase subunit PdxS, whose protein sequence is MELENLRFGTELLKRGFAKMQKGGVIMDVTTPEQAMIAEEAGAVAVMALHAVPADIRKMGGVARMADPKVIEEIIDAVTIPVMAKVRIGHFVEAQILEAIGVDMIDESEVLTPADEFHIDKTKFKVPFVCGARNLGEALRRIREGAAMIRTKGEAGTGDVSQAVRHMKMIMGDIRKLKGMNSEELMRFAREIEADPELVAECARLQRLPVVNFAAGGIATPADAALMMQLGADGVFVGSGIFKSENPEAMAAAIVEAVHHYDEPEVLARVSRGLGRPMKGIDVGTLQEGEALQARGW
- the pdxT gene encoding pyridoxal 5'-phosphate synthase glutaminase subunit PdxT — protein: MRRIGVIALQGDVSEHISAVEAAGGQAVPVRRAGVIPTCSGIVIPGGESTTISRQLERTGIAAEIKQAAANDVPVLATCAGLVLVAKEIDAGDVRPLGLIDISVGRNAFGPQRESFEADIDVAGFDRPYRAVFIRAPVVLRCGDGVQELARFGGRTVAVRQRKIIGLAFHPELTGDLRFHRMFLEMT
- a CDS encoding ABC transporter permease — translated: MSEMFEHIIASHHIVRNPRMAFFTVLSVALAVAIIVVMMGLMGGFREEIMSTTIENNPHVVIEPKEGETEIHLYRTLSATVWAYPGVEAVSPRLRGKAVVEHRDRARGVEVVGVIPSDEDPLMRVERDLIEGSFRDLELSRYSAVIGSKLAEDIRASTGDRIELIRQNRSIRLKVAGIIETGTASDKTLVYIPLKTAQDILSEGDVVSEVSVRLSDLYDAPHLSEEINRKTSYNARSWVDINRDILNLLETQSRFVVVFYILIFAIAGFGIANTMIMIITRRTKEIGILMAMGATRFSIMKIFVLESLILAPPSALIGCVLAYIAARLIMMYPVELPSEIYMVSRMTVVMKPEFFLWAVIYSMVVNLVAGLYPAYRASRLDPVEAIAVE
- a CDS encoding ABC transporter permease; the encoded protein is MRSRRRQTALSVLAIGLAVAVSVTSVSLQAGFQEYLLDIIVKDLAHVSVSPKEGEEYIYLYRTLMDRIWQLEGVTAVSPRLSAPASLSHKNNVENVILIGVIPSEMERIYPSISERMVYGDLESIHQENRMVISKKLAEKLDVELDDTVDARFPDANPLNLMITGIFDPPQGFPEEMTFVSLRTARNFLGEGDVVNGIDIKLRDIYMADRISRELSATGYKAESWQQLYPEILRTIAIENLENNITMLLIMIIAAFGIASVMYMLVLEKTSEIGMLMAEGATGAMIRNIFLIQSTVLGLIGGVAGAAGGVALSLYLKGMEFEVEAPGWEEFVLPVVIDPRKILIIVVAAVLLSLAAGVYPAHKASKLDPVIALRG